Proteins from one Saccharomyces eubayanus strain FM1318 chromosome XI, whole genome shotgun sequence genomic window:
- the MCO12 gene encoding Mco12p: MLGMIRWVLEGTLVAMLLSAIRRETGMIFFYNHYQLGGWIHKYMSWGEMCYSRTLKMVKGSSLFRKQLNEDGFGRINDNGIKRRGRDQPQSGSRFVELD; this comes from the coding sequence ATGTTAGGAATGATAAGATGGGTGCTCGAAGGAACGTTGGTGGCGATGCTTCTATCGGCAATAAGAAGAGAGACCGGAATGATATTCTTTTACAACCACTATCAGCTGGGCGGGTGGatacataaatatatgTCCTGGGGGGAGATGTGTTATTCAAGGACGCTAAAAATGGTAAAAGGTTCTAGTCTTTTCAGAAAGCAGTTGAACGAGGACGGATTTGGACGTATCAATGACAATGGCATAAAACGAAGGGGAAGAGATCAGCCCCAGTCTGGCAGTAGGTTCGTGGAGTTAGATTAA
- the RAM2 gene encoding bifunctional protein farnesyltransferase/protein geranylgeranyltransferase — MQEYDYSDITPLPIQTGLQDELCQIMYTDEYKQLMGLARAMLSANELSPRALQLTSRIIDVAPAFYTMWNYRFNIIRHNVAGCDDAVSYLNKELDWLDEVTLNNPKNYQIWSYRQSLLKLHPSPSFKRELPVLKLMIDDDSKNYHVWSYRKWCCLFFSDFQHELAYTNDLIDADIYNNSAWTHRMFYWTNAKGVASEVELADELQFVLDKIQLVPQNISSWTYLRGFQELAHDAGQWNDKLVQFATSFIANVFSLPVNSPQDLPEIESSYALEFLAHRWSVDSSTRENAIRAYNLLATKYDPIRKNLWQHKLKNLN; from the coding sequence ATGCAAGAGTACGACTATTCAGACATCACGCCGTTGCCCATCCAGACAGGCCTGCAGGATGAACTGTGCCAGATCATGTACACAGATGAGTACAAGCAGTTGATGGGGCTGGCAAGGGCCATGCTCAGCGCCAACGAACTGTCTCCAAGGGCCCTACAGTTGACGTCTCGGATCATCGATGTCGCGCCAGCTTTCTACACCATGTGGAACTACAGATTCAACATCATCAGGCATAACGTGGCCGGATGCGACGACGCCGTCTCGTACTTAAACAAAGAGCTGGACTGGTTGGACGAGGTCACTTTGAACAACCCAAAGAACTACCAGATATGGTCTTATAGACAGTCTCTTCTAAAATTGCATCCCTCTCcctctttcaaaagagaactGCCAGTTTTAAAGCTCATGATCGATGACGACTCCAAGAACTACCACGTTTGGTCGTACAGGAAGTGGTGCTGTCTGTTCTTCAGCGATTTCCAACACGAACTTGCGTACACCAACGATCTCATCGATGCAGACATCTACAACAACAGCGCATGGACTCACAGAATGTTCTACTGGACGAATGCCAAAGGCGTGGCCTCAGAAGTGGAGCTGGCTGACGAGCTGCAATTCGTCTTGGACAAGATACAACTGGTCCCACAGAACATCAGTTCGTGGACGTATTTGCGCGGGTTCCAAGAACTCGCCCATGATGCTGGTCAATGGAACGACAAATTGGTCCAGTTCGCCACATCGTTCATTGCGAACGTTTTCTCACTGCCGGTCAATTCACCACAGGATCTACCCGAAATTGAGTCCTCGTATGCTCTGGAGTTCTTGGCACACCGTTGGAGCGTGGACTCATCGACTCGAGAGAACGCCATAAGAGCCTACAACTTGCTTGCAACTAAGTACGATCCCATCAGGAAGAACTTGTGGCAACATAAGCTAAAAAATCTGAACTGA
- the HCS1 gene encoding ATP-dependent 5'-3' DNA helicase HCS1, giving the protein MNKELASTFLSSINHEREQDIQITSRLLTTLSIQQLVQNGLAINNIHLENIRSGLIGKLYMELGPNLEINDKIRRGDIKIGDIVLIRPAKTKTKTKAKAKKATEDSSEDQAECSGVIYKMNDTQITIALEESQEVVATTFYSYSKLYILKTTNTITYKRMESTMRKLSEFSSPVQDKIVQYLVNERPFIPSSSQVQNVKDFINPNLNDSQKTAINFAIDNDLTIIHGPPGTGKTFTLVELIQQLLIKYPEKRILICGPSNISVDTILERLTPLVSNNLLLRIGHPARLLDSNKRHSLDILSKQNSIVKDISQEIDNLIQENKKLKNYKQRKDNWNEIKLLRKDLKKREFKTIKDLIIQSRIVVTTLHGSSSRELCSLYRDDPNFKLFDTLIIDEVSQAMEPQCWIPLIAHQNQFHKLILAGDNKQLPPTIKTEDDRKVIHNLETTLFDRLIKLFPKREMVKFLNVQYRMNKNIMEFPSRSMYHGQLLADETVANRLLIDLPIVDATPSDDDNDVDTKFPLIWYDTQGDEFPETADDATILGSKYNEGEISIVKEHIENLRSLNVPQDSIGVISPYNAQVSHLKKQIHDELKLTDIEISTVDGFQGREKDVIILSLVRSNEKFEVGFLKEERRLNVAMTRPRRQLVVVGNMEALQRCGNKYLKNWSEWCEENADVRYPNIDDYL; this is encoded by the coding sequence atgaacaagGAATTGGCATCCACATTCTTATCGAGTATCAACCATGAACGCGAACAAGACATTCAAATAACTTCTCGACTGTTGACAACGCTGTCTATTCAACAATTGGTGCAAAACGGCCTGgcaataaataatatacaTCTAGAAAACATAAGGTCTGGCCTTATTGGTAAACTGTACATGGAACTAGGGCCCAACTTAGAAATCAATGACAAAATCAGAAGAGGCGACATCAAGATAGGCGACATTGTTCTGATACGACCCGCCAAGACCAAGACCAAGACAAAGGCCAAGGCCAAAAAGGCAACTGAAGACTCCAGTGAGGACCAAGCGGAATGTTCAGGTGTcatttacaaaatgaatGACACCCAAATCACCATAGCTTTGGAAGAGTCTCAAGAAGTCGTTGCCACCACGTTCTACTCCTATAGCAAACTTTACATTTTGAAGACCACTAATACAATCACGTATAAGAGAATGGAATCTACTATGCGAAAGCTATCTGAGTTCAGTTCACCAGTACAAGACAAAATTGTGCAGTATTTAGTGAATGAGCGTCCTTTTATTCCTAGCTCTAGCCAAGTCCAAAATGTAAAGGATTTCATAAACCCGAATTTGAATGATTCTCAGAAAACTGCCATCAATTTTGCCATCGACAATGACTTGACCATCATACACGGTCCTCCCGGCACGGGTAAAACGTTTACCTTGGTTGAATTGATTCAACAACTGTTAATCAAATATCCCGAAAAGAGAATCCTGATCTGTGGACCTTCCAATATTTCCGTGGATACTATTCTGGAAAGATTAACACCTCTTGTTTCTAATAACTTACTACTAAGAATTGGTCATCCTGCAAGGTTATTAGATTCCAATAAAAGACATTCTCTCGATATACTCAGTAAGCAGAACTCTATTGTAAAGGATATTTCTCAAGAGATTGATAACttgattcaagaaaataaaaaactgAAGAACTATAAACAGCGTAAGGACAATTGgaatgaaatcaaattaCTACgcaaagatttgaaaaaaagagaattcaaGACTATCAAAGATTTGATTATCCAATCTAGGATAGTGGTTACCACTTTACATGGCTCATCATCGAGGGAGCTGTGCTCCCTTTATAGAGATGACCCAAACTTCAAACTTTTCGATACATTAATCATCGACGAAGTGTCACAAGCCATGGAGCCACAGTGCTGGATTCCACTAATTGCCCACCAAAACCAATTTCACAAGTTAATTCTTGCTGGTGATAATAAACAATTACCGCCCACAATCAAAACTGAAGACGACCGAAAAGTTATTCACAATTTAGAAACCACACTGTTTGATAGATTAATCAAGCTTTTTCCTAAGAGGGAAATGGTCAAATTTCTAAACGTTCAGTACAgaatgaataaaaatatcatgGAATTCCCATCACGGTCAATGTATCACGGCCAGTTATTAGCCGATGAAACCGTGGCAAACCGACTTTTAATAGATTTACCCATCGTTGACGCTACTCCATccgatgatgataatgacgTTGACACGAAATTTCCCCTCATTTGGTATGACACTCAAGGTGATGAGTTCCCCGAAACTGCAGACGACGCGACCATTCTCGGGTCCAAGTATAATGAAGGTGAAATTTCTATTGTGAAGGAgcatattgaaaatttgagaTCTTTAAACGTCCCACAAGATTCCATCGGTGTTATTTCACCATACAATGCACAGGTTTCacatttaaaaaaacagattCATGATGAACTGAAATTAACCGATATTGAAATATCTACAGTGGACGGATTCCAAGGCCGTGAAAAGGACGTTATTATCCTAAGTTTAGTCCGTAGCAACGAAAAATTTGAGGTTGGTTTCttgaaggaagaaagaagacTAAACGTCGCCATGACAAGACCCAGGAGACAATTGGTTGTCGTGGGCAACATGGAAGCGCTACAAAGATGTGGTAACAAATATTTAAAGAACTGGTCGGAATGGTGTGAAGAAAACGCTGACGTAAGATACCCTAACATTGATGATTATTTATAA
- the SWD2 gene encoding WD-repeat containing protein SWD2: MTTMPISKPNLLKFKHVKSFQPQEKDYGPVTSLNFDDNGQFLLTSSSNDTMQLYSATNCKFLDTIASKKYGCHSAIFTHAQNECIYSSTMKNFDIKYLNLETNQYLRYFSGHGALVNDLKMNPINDTFLSSSYDESVRLWDLKISKPQVIIPSLVPNCIAYDPSGLVFALGNPENFEIGLYNLKKVQEGPFLIIKISDSTFNQWNKLEFSNNGKYLLVGSSMGKHLIFDAFTGQQLFELIGTKAFPMREFLDSGSACFTPDGEFVLGTDYEGKIAIWNHSDSISNKTLKPQGFIPCVSHETCPRSIAFNPKYSMFVTADETVDFYVYDE, from the coding sequence ATGACTACCATGCCGATTAGCAAACCCAATTTGctaaaattcaaacacGTCAAGAGCTTCCAACCACAAGAAAAGGACTACGGTCCGGTTACTTCATTGAATTTCGATGATAATGGCCAGTTTTTACTGACTTCATCCTCCAACGATACAATGCAGCTATACAGTGCCACAAATTGCAAATTCCTGGATACAATTGCCTCCAAGAAATACGGCTGCCATTCTGCTATTTTTACACACGCCCAGAACGAATGTATCTATTCATCCACaatgaagaattttgatattAAATATCTTAATCTAGAGACAAATCAATATTTGAGATATTTTTCCGGCCACGGTGCCCTAGTGaatgatttgaagatgaaccCAATCAACGATACTTTCCTGTCGTCATCATATGATGAATCTGTAAGACTTTGGGACTTGAAAATTTCGAAACCACAAGTCATTATACCAAGTCTCGTACCAAATTGCATTGCATATGACCCAAGTGGTCTCGTCTTTGCATTGGGGAACCCAGAGAATTTTGAGATTGGCCTGtacaatttgaaaaaagtccAAGAGGGACCGTTTTTGATAATCAAGATCAGTGATTCAACTTTTAATCAATGGAACAAACTAGAGTTCTCCAACAACGGAAAATATTTACTCGTCGGGTCCTCAATGGGTAAGCACTTAATCTTTGATGCATTCACTGGCCAACAATTATTCGAACTAATAGGAACAAAGGCCTTCCCCATGAGAGAGTTTCTGGATTCCGGATCAGCTTGCTTTACCCCAGACGGTGAATTTGTTCTCGGGACAGACTACGAAGGCAAGATTGCCATCTGGAACCATTCTGACTCGATCAGTAACAAAACTTTAAAACCACAAGGGTTCATACCCTGTGTTTCCCATGAGACTTGCCCCAGGTCAATTGCATTCAACCCCAAATACTCCATGTTCGTTACCGCGGATGAAACAGTGGATTTTTACGTTTATGACGAATGA
- the ATP7 gene encoding F1F0 ATP synthase subunit d, translating into MSLAKSAANKLDWAKVISSLRITGSTATQLSSFKKRNDEARRQLLELQSQPTEVDFGHYKSVLKNSQVIDKIESYVKQYQPVKINASKQLQVIESFEKHAMTNAKETESLVSQELKDLKSTLDNIQSARPFDELTVEDLVKIKPEIDAKVEEMVKKGKWDVPGYKEKFGSLNVM; encoded by the coding sequence ATGTCTTTGGCCAAATCCGCTGCTAACAAACTTGACTGGGCAAAAGTCATCTCTTCTTTACGTATAACAGGGTCCACAGCCACTCAATTGTCCAGtttcaagaagagaaacgACGAGGCACGTAGGCAATTATTGGAGTTACAAAGTCAACCCACCGAGGTAGACTTCGGCCATTATAAATCCgtattgaaaaatagcCAAGTCATCGACAAAATAGAGTCCTACGTGAAACAGTACCAGCCGGTCAAAATCAATGCTTCTAAACAATTACAAGTGATTGAGTCCTTCGAAAAACACGCAATGACCAACGCCAAGGAAACCGAATCCCTAGTCTCCCAGGAGTTGAAGGATTTGAAGAGCACTTTAGATAACATTCAATCAGCAAGACCATTCGATGAACTAACTGTTGAAGATTTGGTAAAGATCAAGCCTGAAATCGATGCGAAGGTCGAAGAAATGGTCAAGAAGGGTAAATGGGACGTTCCTGGTTATAAAGAGAAATTCGGTAGTTTGAATGTGATGTAA
- the SPT23 gene encoding Spt23p, translating to MMSGTGNVSSLVHSYNNNTQHNDGAQDLDLLESELLDIALLNPGSSLQDPALLSINPDEMTAAHTPVPIKEVDRELRDDVPSLQGLLDRHIQFGRRLPLRTPYANPLDFININPQSLPLALEIIGLPKVSRVETQMKLGFRIRNAHERKNYFIHLPSDCIAKDKFFIHSDDPTNLTIPNKDINERTLFLDAFLLSASNSSNNNFKQTYVCNRCINREKRRASRRKSGLNDNSIWQSNENKRAIIFNSKQIFIINNNGSSDDASAVDFDLPTRIVCYCRHHKATNGFVILFLLKDHNGDIMAKTITEPIMIMDKKNAGNVTTPISTSNAQISPMTNDNRSFSSPQSDVNFPPDFPIPSNNKEFIISTNCMLNNNNNINTNTSTTNNNRHFPSPKSSSEDSNHSFSDIHFSNNKDSNFHRSLDSWSSAGFNNSSNPALTTLTSDFSTTSTRNTGKRQHSIKEPFSSAPNSFARLSQNFTDSSTHISNHGTIPMGLNNNPSIQRVIPAQGSINGGIEVTLLGSKFKQGLIIKFGENIALSSQCWNESTMVTYLPPSSKPGPVLVTILDPSEASMRNNSNSSISTCNSGNDILQSNKYTGGKAIFTYVDDTDRQLIELALQIVGLKMNGKLEDARSIAKRIVGSDSPSSSNDTRSDAQNISPNSYSSMMVDINDEQLIIEVIKSFKQNNNISINLSMCDVRGRTLLHLAAFNNYYSLVSLLVKYGSRLNDQDIFGFTPLHMACINGDLRIVRLLLECNVDIMKKTKNGFIAKQFFLMNYTVNKVKYSDYETSLFDSILTRLTPNTTTNSKNEPFERNSSQSSFNSSLFDDDADSHAQQKREHPPVNSAVSISHLSGFNNDASFADMDLDSGYDVSDCESSSDEIALEFFNTHKIKDASFKQNQQRQTTETNTENDGSLWNRMLTRLNDELPKYEDLFPKKSKNWELGSKSVEIGLHDNTIQESMDDSQTSSEEDELEALQIGFNSIFSKKQNFQNDKMLLFFWIPLTLVLLLCFTLSNLGKDDDMFHNLSKVVQEYLRIGLANILLGNERMKASFKMKLSNFQNNNILNDMRAS from the coding sequence ATGATGAGTGGCACTGGAAACGTTTCCTCGCTGGTTCACAgctacaacaacaacacaCAGCACAACGATGGGGCCCAAGACCTGGATCTGTTAGAGTCAGAGCTGTTGGATATCGCACTGCTAAATCCTGGGTCGTCTCTGCAAGATCCTGCCCTACTGTCCATCAATCCGGACGAAATGACTGCTGCTCACACCCCTGTACCGATAAAGGAAGTAGATCGGGAACTAAGGGATGACGTCCCTTCCTTGCAGGGCTTACTCGATCGGCACATCCAGTTTGGTAGAAGACTACCGCTGAGGACGCCATACGCCAACCCGCTGgatttcatcaatattAATCCACAGTCGCTGCCATTGGCATTGGAAATCATCGGGTTGCCCAAGGTCTCTAGAGTGGAGACCCAAATGAAGCTGGGGTTTCGCATCAGAAATGCAcatgaaagaaagaactacTTTATTCATCTACCCTCCGATTGTATTGCAAAGGACAAGTTTTTTATCCACTCGGACGATCCGACCAATTTGACCATACCCAACAAGGACATCAACGAAAGGACCCTCTTCTTGGACGCTTTCCTCTTGTCTGCATCCAACAGCAGTAACAACAACTTCAAACAGACCTATGTTTGCAACAGATGCATcaacagagaaaaaagaagagcttCGAGAAGAAAGTCCGGGTTGAATGACAATTCCATCTGGCAAAGTaacgaaaataaaagagcaATCATATTCAACAGTAAACAGATATTCATCATCAATAATAACGGCTCGAGCGATGACGCCAGTGCCGTTGATTTCGATTTACCAACCCGAATCGTCTGCTATTGCAGGCACCATAAGGCCACTAACGGATTTGTGATTTTGTTCCTCTTGAAAGATCATAATGGCGATATCATGGCCAAGACCATAACTGAGCCCATTATGATCATGGACAAAAAGAATGCCGGCAACGTCACTACCCCAATAAGCACCAGCAATGCTCAAATATCGCCCATGACAAACGACAATAGGTCGTTTTCATCTCCCCAAAGCGACGTAAATTTCCCACCAGATTTCCCCATTCCTTCGAATAATAAGGAATTTATCATTTCCACAAATTGCATGCttaataataacaataatattaatacCAATACCTCAACGACCAACAATAACAGACATTTCCCATCTCCAAAGTCTTCTAGTGAAGACAGCAACCATTCATTTTCAgatattcatttttcaaacaacaaagactCCAATTTTCACCGTTCATTGGATTCCTGGTCTTCCGCAGGCTTCAATAACTCGTCAAATCCCGCGCTTACCACGCTCACCAGTGATTTCAGTACCACTTCCACAAGAAATACAGGCAAGAGACAGCATTCAATAAAGGAACCCTTTTCGTCCGCTCCAAACTCATTTGCACGTCTTTCTCAAAATTTTACCGATTCATCTACTCACATTTCGAACCACGGCACTATTCCCATGGGCCTCAATAACAACCCCTCCATTCAACGTGTCATCCCCGCACAAGGGTCTATTAATGGAGGTATTGAGGTTACTCTACTAGGTTCGAAGTTCAAGCAAGGCCTAATCATCAAATTTGGCGAAAACATAGCACTTTCTAGCCAATGCTGGAACGAATCTACAATGGTAACTTACTTACCACCATCGTCGAAACCGGGACCTGTATTGGTAACTATCCTCGACCCGAGTGAAGCATCCATGAGAAACAATAGCAACAGTAGTATTTCTACTTGTAATAGCGGCAACGATATATTACAATCGAATAAATACACCGGCGGTAAAGCTATTTTCACTTATGTTGATGACACTGACAGACAACTAATTGAATTGGCTTTGCAGATCGTTGGATTGAAAATGAACGGTAAACTAGAAGATGCAAGAAGTATTGCTAAAAGAATTGTCGGTAGTGATTCGCCGTCATCCAGCAATGACACAAGATCTGATGCTCAAAATATTTCGCCAAATTCGTACTCGAGTATGATGGTGGACATCAATGATGAACAACTGATCATTGAAGTTATTAAGTCCTTCAAACAAAATAACAACATTTCCATTAATCTTTCCATGTGTGATGTTAGAGGTAGAACTTTACTACATTTAGCGGCATTTAATAACTACTATAGCCTTGTCTCATTATTGGTCAAATATGGTTCGCGCTTAAATGATCAAgatatttttggttttacTCCGTTACATATGGCTTGTATTAATGGGGATTTGAGAATTGTAAGACTACTATTGGAATGTAACGTGGATAtcatgaagaaaacaaaaaacggCTTTATTGCCAAacaattctttttgatgAATTACACTGTCAATAAAGTAAAATACTCTGATTATGAAACTAGTTTGTTTGACAGTATCTTAACCAGATTGACCCCGAATACCACAACGAACTCTAAAAATGAACCATTCGAAAGGAATTCATCTCAGTCTAGTTTCAATTCTAGTttatttgatgatgatgctGATAGTCATGCTCAACAAAAAAGGGAGCATCCACCAGTCAACTCTGCTGTTTCCATTTCTCATCTATCCGGTTTCAATAATGATGCGTCATTTGCAGACATGGATTTAGATTCGGGATATGACGTAAGTGACTGCGAATCCTCTTCAGATGAAATTGCCCTAGAGTTTTTCAATACCCATAAAATCAAGGACGCCTCattcaaacaaaatcaacaacGACAAACCACGGAAACTAACACAGAAAACGACGGGTCTTTATGGAACAGGATGCTGACTCGTCTAAATGACGAACTACCCAAGTATGAAGATCTCTTCCctaaaaaatccaaaaattgGGAACTTGGTAGTAAGTCTGTCGAAATCGGGCTACACGACAACACCATTCAAGAGAGCATGGATGATTCCCAAACCtcttctgaagaagatgagtTGGAAGCTTTACAAATTGGATTTAATTCAATCTTCTCCAAGAAGCAAAATTTCCAGAATGATAAAATGCtgctatttttttggatcCCATTGACTttggtattattattatgtttTACACTGTCAAACTTAGGGAAAGATGACGACATGTTCCACAACCTGTCTAAAGTCGTCCAGGAATACTTGAGAATCGGATTAGCAAACATTTTATTAGGCAATGAAAGAATGAAAGcctctttcaaaatgaaattatcgaactttcaaaacaataacatTCTAAATGACATGCGAGCCAGTTGA